From the Natrarchaeobaculum aegyptiacum genome, one window contains:
- a CDS encoding TRAP transporter permease: MDLHSNESDTLYRAASVLFWIGIAYYALALPFDAARFAIAFVGGSLVLYLYPKVDRSRVGYLNGGLLVASVVTTGYFFYMYEVLNEARIGWNTTLDYVLATILIAIVVYLTYVEYGSTFLAVILVGLGYAYFGPLFPSWLYHSGLGIERLLQTGLLNMTGVYGNLTQTMGMWIALFLLYAGLIQGYGGIGILIRASQRLSTYVKSGVAQMAVIASIFVGSINGSATANTAITGSITIDVMKRNGLSGSKAASIESVASSGGQIMPPVMGAAAFFMASLLAIPFVDVLVAGVIPALVFYIPVVIGVHYGTKDQLSSDGSDLAEADTGSIDGAEISLVNVVGFAIPFALLIYLLAIAQYGVMYSALLTVVAMLTSGFAMNVAQNPPREALSAFTANTVDGAVIAAKTTAALTMIIVSISLIVELFMATGIPSKIALAILQISGGVLALAVILALAICIVIGMGMPTGAAYLLVAVLVAPTLTTEFGVADLAAHFFVMYGAVLSALTPPIAVGVIVASGIADSSFWETAKKSIILGFPLFLLPVVFIFQPDIAAADLSASRLLLGLNVLVGMIGLSYALNRPFDHGDGLPVNGYAPRAALAGLGLVSIFSPVTAVAFVTSVLVLALLLYLETLIGESVDGALSEAGSHR; this comes from the coding sequence ATGGACCTCCACAGCAACGAATCGGATACCCTCTACAGAGCGGCCAGCGTGCTCTTCTGGATCGGGATCGCCTACTACGCGCTGGCGCTGCCGTTCGACGCCGCCCGGTTCGCGATCGCGTTCGTCGGCGGCTCGCTCGTGCTGTATCTCTACCCGAAGGTCGACAGGTCCCGGGTCGGGTACCTGAACGGCGGATTGCTGGTCGCGTCCGTCGTCACCACGGGGTACTTCTTCTATATGTACGAGGTGCTCAACGAAGCACGTATCGGCTGGAATACGACGCTCGATTACGTGCTGGCGACGATCCTGATCGCGATCGTGGTCTATCTGACCTACGTCGAGTACGGCTCGACGTTCCTGGCGGTGATTCTGGTCGGACTGGGTTACGCGTACTTCGGGCCGCTGTTTCCCTCGTGGCTGTACCACTCCGGACTCGGAATCGAACGACTCCTGCAGACGGGCCTGCTCAACATGACGGGAGTCTACGGGAACCTCACCCAGACGATGGGGATGTGGATCGCCCTGTTTCTCCTCTATGCGGGCCTCATACAGGGGTACGGAGGAATCGGGATCCTCATCAGGGCCTCACAGCGACTCTCGACGTACGTCAAGTCGGGGGTCGCACAGATGGCGGTGATCGCCAGCATCTTCGTCGGCTCGATCAACGGGAGCGCGACGGCGAATACCGCTATTACGGGCTCGATCACGATCGACGTGATGAAGCGAAACGGTCTCTCCGGCTCGAAGGCGGCGTCGATCGAGTCCGTCGCGTCCTCCGGTGGCCAGATCATGCCGCCAGTCATGGGTGCGGCGGCCTTTTTCATGGCGTCGCTGCTCGCGATCCCCTTCGTCGACGTCCTCGTCGCCGGCGTCATCCCCGCGCTCGTCTTCTACATCCCCGTCGTGATCGGCGTCCACTACGGAACGAAAGACCAGCTCTCGAGCGACGGGAGCGACCTGGCGGAGGCAGATACCGGGTCGATCGACGGCGCGGAGATTTCGCTCGTGAACGTCGTCGGGTTCGCGATTCCGTTCGCGCTGTTGATCTACCTGCTGGCGATCGCCCAGTACGGCGTCATGTACTCGGCGCTGCTCACGGTCGTCGCGATGCTGACGTCGGGATTCGCGATGAACGTCGCACAGAATCCACCGCGCGAGGCGCTCTCTGCGTTCACCGCGAACACGGTCGACGGCGCCGTCATCGCAGCGAAGACGACTGCAGCGCTCACCATGATCATCGTCTCGATCAGCCTGATCGTCGAACTCTTCATGGCGACCGGTATCCCTTCGAAGATCGCCCTGGCGATCCTGCAGATCTCCGGCGGCGTCCTCGCCCTCGCGGTGATTCTGGCACTCGCGATCTGCATCGTCATCGGCATGGGAATGCCTACCGGTGCCGCCTATTTGCTGGTCGCCGTCCTCGTTGCACCCACGCTGACCACGGAGTTCGGCGTCGCTGACCTCGCCGCCCACTTCTTCGTCATGTACGGTGCCGTCCTCTCGGCGCTGACGCCACCGATCGCCGTCGGCGTCATCGTCGCCAGCGGGATCGCCGACTCGAGTTTCTGGGAGACGGCGAAGAAGTCGATCATCCTCGGCTTTCCGCTGTTTTTGCTCCCGGTCGTCTTCATCTTCCAGCCCGACATCGCTGCCGCGGACCTGTCTGCGAGCCGGTTGCTCCTCGGGCTGAACGTGCTGGTCGGCATGATCGGCCTCTCCTACGCCCTGAATCGGCCGTTCGATCACGGTGACGGGCTCCCGGTCAACGGGTACGCACCCAGAGCTGCCCTCGCCGGACTCGGCCTCGTCTCGATCTTCTCGCCGGTGACGGCCGTCGCGTTCGTGACCTCCGTGCTCGTCCTGGCACTTCTGTTGTACCTCGAGACGCTCATCGGGGAGTCCGTCGACGGTGCGCTCTCGGAGGCCGGCTCACACCGGTAA
- a CDS encoding ABC transporter ATP-binding protein, producing the protein MPSGSLAIDADGLTKRFGSATVVDGVDLAVPRGSVYGFLGPNGAGKTTTMRMLTTLTRPTAGTASIDGAPITDRDAVRDRIGYLPETPPVFDELTGLEQLQYVARLRDVPGETAAERIDYWLERFDLADDAGKRIGDYSKGMTQKIGLVGALVHEPAVIFLDEPTSGLDPRAARTVIDAIAEMAAAGHTVFLSTHILPVVEELADVVGVLADGYLVAEGPPDELTAQLEQGGDSTLEDVFLAVTTDHGSRARQV; encoded by the coding sequence ATGCCCTCCGGTTCACTCGCGATCGATGCCGACGGGTTGACCAAGCGCTTTGGCTCGGCGACAGTCGTCGACGGCGTCGACCTCGCGGTCCCGCGCGGTTCGGTCTACGGTTTCCTCGGTCCCAACGGAGCCGGCAAGACCACGACCATGCGGATGCTGACGACGCTCACGCGGCCGACGGCGGGGACGGCTTCGATCGACGGCGCACCGATCACCGACCGTGACGCCGTTCGGGACCGCATCGGCTACCTCCCCGAGACGCCGCCGGTCTTCGACGAACTCACCGGCCTCGAGCAGCTCCAGTACGTCGCTCGCCTGCGGGACGTTCCCGGCGAGACCGCCGCCGAACGCATCGATTACTGGCTCGAGCGGTTCGACCTCGCCGACGACGCTGGCAAGCGGATCGGCGACTACTCGAAGGGGATGACCCAGAAGATCGGCCTCGTGGGCGCGCTCGTCCACGAACCCGCGGTGATCTTCCTCGACGAGCCGACCAGCGGCCTCGATCCACGTGCCGCCCGGACCGTGATCGACGCCATCGCGGAGATGGCCGCTGCCGGCCACACCGTCTTCCTCTCGACGCACATCCTCCCCGTCGTCGAGGAACTCGCAGACGTCGTCGGCGTCCTCGCCGACGGCTACCTCGTCGCCGAGGGGCCACCCGACGAACTGACCGCTCAGCTCGAGCAGGGCGGGGATTCGACGCTCGAGGACGTCTTCCTCGCGGTGACGACCGACCACGGCTCGCGAGCCCGGCAGGTATGA
- a CDS encoding quinone-dependent dihydroorotate dehydrogenase gives MTLYSRVRPLAFALPPETAHDLGKRALRAAQSTRPTRWALRRAYRYDHPALEVDLLGHQFPNPVGVAAGFDKNAEVTHALEALGFGFAEIGTVTPYPQVGNERPRLFRLREDEGMINRMGFNGQGMERVKARLETDGVPDVPLGVNVGKMNTSSEEEAIEDYRRVFDRLSPFADYVVVNVSCPNTPDSFDESSPEHLRAVFETLEAENDRDLPLLVKIGPDAPADSVRELVDVVVDLELDGIVATNTSTSREGLDSPERDEWGGLSGKPIEDRSTEVVRTIAEHTDGNLPIVGVGGVDSAGSAYAKIRAGASLVQLYTGFVYGGPATASRINRGLVTLLERDGFRSVEEAVGADLE, from the coding sequence ATGACGCTGTACTCGCGGGTTCGGCCCCTCGCGTTCGCGCTCCCGCCGGAGACGGCCCACGACCTCGGCAAGCGCGCGCTGCGGGCCGCCCAGTCGACGCGACCGACGCGGTGGGCTCTCCGCAGGGCCTACCGGTACGACCATCCGGCACTCGAGGTCGACCTCCTCGGGCACCAGTTTCCGAACCCAGTGGGCGTGGCGGCTGGATTCGACAAGAACGCCGAAGTCACCCACGCACTCGAGGCGCTGGGTTTTGGCTTCGCCGAAATCGGCACCGTCACGCCGTATCCGCAGGTCGGTAACGAGCGCCCGCGACTCTTCCGCCTCCGGGAAGACGAAGGAATGATCAACCGGATGGGCTTCAACGGTCAGGGGATGGAACGCGTCAAGGCCCGACTCGAGACCGACGGCGTCCCCGACGTCCCCCTCGGAGTCAACGTCGGGAAGATGAACACCTCGAGCGAGGAGGAAGCCATCGAGGACTACCGGCGCGTGTTCGACCGGCTCTCGCCGTTCGCGGACTACGTCGTCGTCAACGTCTCCTGTCCGAACACGCCCGACTCGTTCGACGAGAGTTCCCCGGAGCACCTTCGAGCGGTCTTCGAGACCCTCGAGGCCGAGAACGACCGCGACCTCCCGCTACTGGTGAAGATCGGCCCCGACGCGCCGGCCGACTCGGTTCGGGAACTGGTCGACGTCGTGGTCGATCTCGAGCTCGACGGCATCGTCGCGACGAACACCTCGACGAGCCGGGAGGGACTCGACTCGCCCGAACGCGACGAGTGGGGTGGCCTGAGCGGCAAGCCGATCGAGGACCGCTCGACCGAGGTCGTTCGAACGATCGCCGAACACACCGACGGCAACCTGCCGATCGTCGGCGTCGGCGGCGTCGATTCGGCCGGCAGCGCCTACGCGAAGATCCGCGCCGGCGCGTCGCTCGTGCAACTGTACACCGGATTCGTCTACGGCGGCCCCGCGACCGCGAGCCGGATCAATCGCGGCCTCGTGACCTTGCTCGAGCGCGACGGGTTCCGCTCGGTCGAGGAAGCCGTGGGCGCGGACCTCGAGTAG
- a CDS encoding ZIP family metal transporter: MTSLGTVVAVALVAGCATGLGALPTIYADRVSHRVYDGAVGFAAGVMVGAAVFALLVPGLEFGTPLEVVAGLFLGTGFLLVANAALPHLHLRFRGERLEGTAILEGESSEESPPADDRRRALLVGSAVTIHNVPEGLAVGIAFASGETGLGIAIATAIAVQNVPDGFAMAVPAARAGVSNAKTVLYTTLSGGVPEPIAAAVGFVLVATVTGLFPVAAGFAAGAMIAVVFRELVPSSHGHGYADTATVTFVVGFALMLVVDTVLAV; this comes from the coding sequence GTGACCTCCCTCGGAACCGTCGTCGCCGTTGCGCTCGTTGCCGGCTGTGCGACCGGTCTCGGGGCGCTCCCAACGATCTACGCCGACCGCGTGAGCCATCGCGTCTACGACGGCGCGGTGGGCTTTGCTGCCGGCGTCATGGTCGGCGCGGCCGTCTTCGCACTCCTCGTCCCCGGCCTCGAGTTTGGAACGCCGCTCGAGGTCGTCGCTGGCCTCTTCCTGGGGACCGGGTTTCTCCTCGTGGCCAACGCCGCACTCCCGCACCTCCACCTTCGGTTTCGCGGTGAACGACTCGAGGGGACGGCGATACTCGAGGGTGAGTCGAGTGAAGAGTCACCGCCAGCAGACGACCGCCGCCGCGCACTACTCGTCGGCAGCGCCGTCACCATCCACAACGTCCCCGAGGGCCTCGCCGTCGGCATCGCGTTCGCCAGCGGCGAGACCGGCCTCGGCATCGCCATCGCGACCGCGATCGCCGTCCAGAACGTCCCCGACGGGTTCGCGATGGCCGTCCCCGCCGCTCGAGCCGGCGTCTCGAACGCGAAAACCGTCCTCTACACGACGCTTTCGGGTGGCGTTCCGGAACCGATCGCTGCAGCGGTCGGTTTCGTCCTCGTCGCCACCGTCACCGGCCTCTTCCCCGTCGCCGCCGGCTTCGCAGCCGGTGCCATGATCGCCGTGGTCTTCCGGGAACTGGTACCCTCGAGTCACGGTCACGGCTACGCCGACACCGCGACGGTCACGTTCGTCGTCGGCTTCGCGCTCATGCTGGTCGTCGACACCGTCCTGGCCGTCTGA
- the tenA gene encoding thiaminase II: MTFSDQLLAEGEDVWEAQKAHPFVTELAAGTLEEAAFRHWVEQDYRYLLDYARLFSIAGAKARDEETMTHLLGVSHEVLDHEMDLHREFAADYGISREELEAVEKAPTCVAYTNFLLRTAYEGSIAEIAAALYPCMQGYLDVADHMAALAEDLEENPYAPFIEMYTSEEFREAADWCATFVDECGERYPGEREAMTEAFLTSAKLEYRFWEMAYTLEGWELP, encoded by the coding sequence ATGACGTTCAGTGATCAACTCCTCGCAGAAGGCGAGGACGTCTGGGAGGCACAGAAGGCACACCCGTTCGTGACGGAACTGGCCGCCGGCACGCTCGAGGAGGCAGCGTTTCGCCACTGGGTCGAACAGGATTACCGCTACCTGCTCGATTACGCCCGACTATTCTCCATCGCGGGCGCGAAAGCGCGCGACGAGGAGACGATGACGCACTTGCTCGGCGTCAGTCACGAGGTGCTCGACCACGAGATGGACCTCCACCGCGAGTTCGCGGCCGACTACGGGATCAGCAGGGAGGAACTCGAGGCAGTCGAGAAGGCTCCGACCTGCGTCGCCTACACGAACTTCCTCCTGCGGACCGCCTACGAGGGGTCGATCGCCGAAATCGCGGCGGCGCTTTACCCCTGCATGCAGGGTTACCTCGACGTCGCCGATCACATGGCCGCCCTCGCCGAGGACCTCGAGGAGAATCCATACGCGCCGTTCATCGAGATGTACACGAGCGAGGAGTTCCGCGAGGCCGCCGACTGGTGTGCGACGTTCGTCGACGAGTGCGGCGAGCGCTACCCCGGCGAACGCGAGGCGATGACCGAGGCGTTCCTCACCAGCGCGAAACTCGAGTACCGGTTCTGGGAGATGGCCTACACGCTCGAGGGCTGGGAGCTTCCGTAG
- a CDS encoding methyl-accepting chemotaxis protein — MAERADEGEKSGASQNPLERAGVQQLLDGTGQATFVLDQDGVIVEWNAAIVELTGVAREEAIGHDRVSELFYPDGRRADTLADRALEEPARAHREFGVELRDPERNRFGDTSTMVDRHGDEKHIDFSATPLYDGPDLVGVIEVVVDRTDEIDQRDATVDLVEEIGRTTADISRGDLSARASVPGSSDVLDDALLSVLEDVNEMADSLETLAGRVDDRTTAMHDVVDGANEAADDVAATVTDQRAMLEDAANEMQSFAAGMQEVAAQAGDVDAAARDASAAATAGIEAGADAREATESIVRVSDDLLESVETLSEELSEIEAVVEIVADVADETNLLALNANIEAARAGESGDGFAIVADHVKTLADETRSHTNDIAESVDELTDQSQATIDTVDRAVGHIETSASRIDAVVDSLESIDESVDEATEGIAEVARVTDDQAASVEELTATIESVRDRSQETESATDRIVTATDRQERIVEELLERVDELQTVE; from the coding sequence GTGGCAGAGAGAGCCGACGAGGGAGAAAAATCGGGAGCATCCCAGAATCCGCTCGAGCGCGCAGGCGTCCAGCAGCTGCTCGACGGAACCGGACAGGCGACGTTCGTCCTCGACCAGGACGGAGTCATCGTCGAGTGGAACGCCGCGATCGTCGAGTTGACCGGCGTCGCACGTGAAGAGGCGATCGGTCACGACCGCGTCTCAGAGCTGTTCTATCCGGATGGCCGCCGGGCGGATACACTCGCCGACAGGGCACTCGAGGAGCCAGCGCGTGCACATCGCGAGTTCGGCGTCGAACTCCGCGACCCCGAGCGAAACCGGTTCGGGGATACCAGCACGATGGTCGATCGGCACGGTGACGAAAAGCACATCGACTTCTCGGCGACGCCGCTGTACGACGGCCCCGACCTCGTTGGCGTCATCGAGGTGGTGGTCGACCGAACCGACGAAATCGACCAGCGCGACGCGACCGTCGATCTGGTCGAGGAGATCGGTCGAACGACAGCTGACATCAGTCGTGGCGACCTGAGTGCGAGAGCGAGCGTACCCGGGTCCAGTGACGTCCTCGACGACGCGCTCCTGTCGGTTCTCGAGGACGTAAACGAGATGGCAGACAGCCTCGAGACGCTCGCCGGTCGTGTCGACGATCGGACGACGGCGATGCACGACGTCGTCGACGGCGCAAACGAGGCTGCAGACGACGTCGCCGCTACCGTTACAGACCAGCGTGCGATGCTCGAGGACGCCGCCAACGAAATGCAGTCGTTCGCGGCCGGGATGCAAGAAGTCGCCGCACAGGCAGGTGACGTCGATGCCGCTGCGAGGGACGCAAGCGCCGCGGCGACGGCAGGAATCGAGGCCGGTGCCGACGCCCGTGAGGCGACCGAGTCGATCGTTCGCGTCAGCGACGACCTCCTCGAGAGTGTCGAAACGCTCTCGGAGGAGCTCTCCGAGATCGAAGCCGTCGTCGAGATCGTCGCCGACGTCGCCGACGAGACCAATCTGCTGGCGTTGAACGCGAACATCGAGGCCGCTCGAGCCGGTGAGAGCGGTGACGGATTCGCTATCGTTGCCGACCACGTCAAGACGCTGGCCGACGAGACGCGATCGCACACGAACGACATCGCCGAGAGCGTCGACGAACTAACAGACCAGTCACAGGCCACGATCGACACCGTCGACCGTGCCGTCGGCCACATCGAGACGTCCGCATCCCGAATCGACGCCGTCGTCGACTCCCTCGAGTCGATCGACGAGTCGGTCGACGAGGCGACCGAGGGAATCGCCGAAGTCGCCCGTGTAACCGACGACCAGGCTGCAAGCGTCGAGGAACTTACCGCGACGATCGAATCCGTTCGCGATCGATCACAGGAGACCGAATCCGCGACGGACCGGATCGTCACCGCGACCGACCGACAGGAACGGATCGTCGAGGAACTGCTCGAGCGGGTCGACGAACTCCAGACGGTCGAGTAG
- a CDS encoding response regulator — protein sequence MPAYTVLLVEDSEFLSSHVSETLAEEHGFEVRCIGSAAETRDVLADASDAVDCVISSYELPDETGIELAASVTGDSKMADVPFVLFTGNPLEPLSAEALEAGVSAFVQKSNHASGEMNVFANRVRLAIEANR from the coding sequence ATGCCGGCGTATACCGTGCTTCTCGTCGAAGATAGCGAATTTCTCAGTAGCCACGTCAGCGAAACGTTAGCAGAGGAGCACGGATTCGAGGTCAGGTGTATCGGCTCGGCGGCCGAAACCAGAGACGTGCTCGCAGACGCCAGCGACGCCGTCGACTGCGTCATCTCGAGTTACGAACTGCCCGACGAAACCGGAATCGAACTCGCCGCGTCCGTCACTGGCGATTCGAAGATGGCCGACGTCCCGTTCGTCCTGTTCACCGGCAATCCGCTCGAGCCACTCTCTGCAGAGGCACTCGAGGCCGGCGTTTCGGCGTTCGTCCAGAAGAGCAACCACGCCTCGGGCGAGATGAACGTCTTCGCGAATCGGGTTCGGCTGGCGATCGAAGCGAATCGATAA